The following proteins come from a genomic window of Chlamydiales bacterium:
- the rpsI gene encoding 30S ribosomal protein S9 gives MTKIQEYLATGRRKRAVSSILLRHGSGKINVNGQNFTDYFPLEIQRNTILSPLKIIEGENKYDIIIRLNGGGIEGQVIATRLGIARALLLENEEVKQAFKAEDYLTRDPRRKERKKYGRKKARKSFQFSKR, from the coding sequence ATGACAAAAATTCAAGAATATTTAGCAACTGGTCGTCGTAAACGTGCTGTTTCAAGCATTTTGCTTCGTCATGGCAGTGGAAAAATTAATGTGAATGGCCAAAATTTTACTGACTATTTTCCTTTAGAAATTCAAAGAAACACTATCCTTTCTCCACTGAAAATCATTGAGGGCGAAAATAAGTATGATATTATCATTCGTTTAAATGGCGGCGGAATTGAAGGTCAAGTCATAGCAACTCGTTTAGGCATTGCTAGAGCACTTTTGCTTGAAAATGAAGAAGTCAAACAGGCTTTTAAGGCTGAAGATTATCTTACTCGTGATCCTCGTAGAAAAGAACGTAAGAAGTATGGTCGTAAAAAAGCTCGTAAAAGTTTTCAATTCTCCAAGCGTTAA
- the rplM gene encoding 50S ribosomal protein L13 produces MQRKKETTTTLIKKEAITRSWYLFNAEGKILGHFCAEIARVLRGKHKPIFTPNLDMGDGVIVVNADKILVSGNKEGQKNYQYYTGHIGGQRIIPYRNIKERKPEYIITHAVKGMMPKSRLGKQQLRKLRVFAGAEHPYQAQKPIKADI; encoded by the coding sequence ATGCAGCGCAAGAAAGAAACAACAACAACTTTAATAAAAAAAGAGGCTATTACCCGTTCTTGGTATCTTTTTAATGCTGAAGGTAAGATTTTAGGTCATTTTTGTGCTGAGATTGCAAGAGTGCTCCGTGGTAAACATAAACCTATTTTTACCCCAAATTTAGATATGGGAGATGGGGTAATTGTGGTGAACGCTGACAAGATTCTTGTTTCGGGTAACAAAGAAGGACAAAAGAATTACCAGTATTATACAGGTCATATTGGTGGACAGCGTATCATTCCCTACCGAAATATTAAAGAACGTAAACCGGAATATATTATTACTCATGCTGTGAAAGGAATGATGCCAAAATCTCGCTTGGGCAAACAGCAACTACGTAAGCTGCGTGTTTTTGCGGGTGCAGAGCATCCTTATCAAGCTCAGAAACCTATTAAAGCAGATATTTAA
- a CDS encoding CopD family protein, translated as MAFLKFFHVLFLFIWIGALFILTWMLGYLIKKSDMEAMNCLDKRIYFYLDLPAMILAILFGGLILLFKETNWKAPWLHMKLTFAFLLIMSDMICGIFITKRVQSRLFYRFFHGLISLLLVCILFAVYVLKHCRY; from the coding sequence ATGGCGTTTTTAAAATTTTTTCATGTTCTTTTTCTATTTATTTGGATTGGAGCCTTGTTCATATTGACTTGGATGCTCGGATACCTAATCAAGAAATCAGATATGGAAGCAATGAATTGTCTCGATAAAAGAATATATTTCTATCTAGATCTTCCTGCAATGATCTTAGCTATCCTATTCGGAGGATTAATTCTTTTATTCAAAGAAACCAACTGGAAAGCTCCTTGGCTCCATATGAAACTTACCTTTGCTTTTCTGTTAATTATGTCTGATATGATTTGTGGCATTTTCATCACAAAGAGGGTGCAATCTCGTCTCTTTTATCGATTTTTTCACGGACTCATTAGCCTCTTATTAGTTTGTATTCTATTTGCAGTTTATGTTTTAAAGCATTGTAGATATTAG
- the miaB gene encoding tRNA (N6-isopentenyl adenosine(37)-C2)-methylthiotransferase MiaB yields the protein MKKEPKTFYMRTYGCQMNELDTEVMSGILERRGLKQVEEEVEADLLIFNTCSIRDLAERKVMGKVGQLGRKKNRTQIIGITGCMANAKKESLFQKLPQIDFLLGTNNIHHLDKVLDEVLYNQEQTIFADEKFYQELDYVNAKRTEKYKAYVSIIRGCDKYCTYCVVPYTRGPEVSRHPDSILEECQKLVEKGCQEITLLGQNVNSYGKDLHEMPILFHDLLYQLDKIEGLNRIRFLTSHPVDITQELMEAIRDLPSLCEHVHFPLQSGSNRILRKMHRIYTKEEYLSKVSRLKDLVPHVTLGTDMIVGFPTETEEEFEETMDAMRHVRYGNAFLYTYSPRKGTPAKRWADDISENVKHERHQRLLNLHNQIAAELMKEMIGQEVEILVERRNHKHPSYLKGLTRCWRNVIFKGEDLLIGTLQKVILRSFTHNTFFAELIS from the coding sequence ATGAAAAAAGAACCCAAAACATTTTACATGCGGACTTATGGATGCCAAATGAATGAACTCGATACTGAAGTCATGTCAGGTATTTTAGAGAGGCGAGGTTTAAAGCAAGTAGAAGAAGAGGTTGAAGCGGATCTGTTGATTTTTAATACCTGTTCAATTCGTGATTTAGCGGAACGAAAAGTCATGGGTAAAGTTGGGCAACTGGGAAGAAAAAAAAACCGAACCCAAATCATTGGTATAACAGGATGTATGGCTAATGCAAAAAAAGAGAGCTTGTTTCAAAAACTTCCTCAAATCGATTTTTTATTAGGCACCAATAATATTCATCATCTCGATAAAGTTTTAGATGAAGTTTTATACAATCAAGAACAGACGATTTTTGCAGATGAAAAATTTTACCAAGAGCTTGACTATGTCAACGCAAAACGGACTGAGAAATATAAAGCTTATGTCTCAATCATTCGAGGATGTGATAAATATTGTACTTATTGTGTTGTCCCTTATACACGTGGTCCTGAAGTCTCTCGTCATCCAGATAGCATTCTTGAAGAATGTCAGAAATTAGTTGAGAAAGGATGTCAGGAGATTACTTTACTTGGTCAAAATGTGAATAGCTATGGTAAAGATCTTCATGAAATGCCTATCCTTTTTCATGATCTTCTTTATCAACTTGATAAAATTGAAGGATTAAACCGCATCCGTTTTTTAACAAGCCATCCTGTAGATATTACTCAAGAGCTGATGGAAGCGATTCGGGATCTGCCCAGCTTATGCGAACATGTGCATTTCCCATTACAATCTGGTTCTAATCGTATTTTACGCAAAATGCATCGGATCTACACAAAAGAAGAATATCTAAGTAAAGTCTCCCGTCTAAAAGACCTTGTTCCCCATGTCACTCTTGGGACTGACATGATTGTTGGTTTCCCAACAGAGACAGAAGAAGAATTTGAAGAAACAATGGATGCAATGCGCCATGTGCGTTATGGGAATGCATTTCTCTATACATACAGCCCTCGCAAGGGAACACCTGCAAAAAGATGGGCTGATGATATTTCTGAAAACGTCAAACATGAAAGACATCAACGTCTTCTCAATTTACATAATCAAATTGCTGCAGAGTTGATGAAGGAAATGATCGGTCAGGAAGTTGAGATTCTTGTCGAAAGAAGAAACCATAAACACCCATCTTATCTTAAGGGATTGACTCGTTGTTGGCGTAATGTGATTTTTAAAGGAGAAGATCTACTTATCGGAACACTCCAAAAAGTGATTTTACGTAGTTTTACCCATAATACATTTTTTGCAGAACTTATCTCATGA
- the ligA gene encoding NAD-dependent DNA ligase LigA: protein MVFAVLLMFNKEEYFDLCNEIWEHNWHYYVQHTPKISDYDFDQLFKKLVNIESQHPEWIFPGSPTQRIGEMVSGKFPVVKHAHPMLSLANSYSPDALIDFIGRMERLLETKYILYLTEFKMDGIAISVRYEDGILVRGLTRGNGEAGEDVTSNIRTISTLPLKLREGFPQLLEVRGEVFLSKTAFNVLNERQKKLNKPLFANPRNAAAGSLKLLDPKEISQRKLEISFYGISEISTCMPKSQFEALNLMQIFGLPIVGDFRECQNFHEIWEFIREVEQKRSALPFEIDGIVVKVNDLMAQKKLGVTSRNYRWAVAYKFTPEKAETVIQKITVQVGRTGVLTPVAELEPVLVAGSTISRATLHNEDEVKRKDIRVGDHVFIEKGGDVIPKILEVNQQKRIPHTPIWNMPVECPVCGTPVVKRQDEVAVRCPNQKGCAAQELQRIIFFTGKEGMDIAHFGKKIVTQLFEKGFVKCLSDIYRLTAEELFELKNLQEKSVKNLLNSLEDSKKIPLGKFIKALGIKYVGEQTADLLANRIGSLENIYLMTREELLNIEGIGPKVAESLITFFANRENQEEITHLLENGVEPMITEAIPSQKHLFKGKIFVLTGTLEHYTRDHVSSLIKERGGRITNSVNKSIDYVLVGENPGLKYEKAKNLGLTILLEKEFIECL, encoded by the coding sequence ATGGTTTTCGCTGTGCTGCTGATGTTCAATAAAGAAGAGTATTTCGATCTTTGCAATGAGATTTGGGAGCATAATTGGCACTATTACGTCCAACATACCCCAAAAATCTCTGATTATGATTTTGACCAACTCTTTAAAAAACTTGTCAACATTGAATCACAACATCCCGAGTGGATTTTTCCTGGTTCACCTACTCAACGTATTGGAGAAATGGTTTCAGGTAAATTTCCAGTTGTTAAACATGCCCACCCTATGCTTTCATTAGCCAACTCCTATTCTCCAGATGCGTTAATTGATTTTATTGGGCGTATGGAACGCCTATTGGAAACAAAATATATTTTGTATCTCACAGAATTTAAAATGGATGGTATTGCCATTTCTGTGCGTTATGAAGATGGGATATTGGTGCGTGGATTGACCAGGGGGAATGGTGAAGCAGGGGAAGATGTCACTTCAAATATTAGAACGATCAGTACCCTTCCTTTAAAACTAAGAGAAGGTTTTCCACAACTTTTAGAAGTTCGTGGTGAGGTTTTTTTATCAAAAACAGCATTTAATGTACTTAACGAGAGACAAAAAAAATTAAACAAACCGCTGTTTGCCAATCCTAGGAATGCAGCTGCTGGTTCACTTAAGTTATTGGATCCTAAAGAAATTTCACAGAGAAAGTTGGAAATCTCGTTTTATGGTATTAGTGAAATTTCTACTTGTATGCCTAAGAGTCAATTTGAAGCTTTAAATCTTATGCAAATATTTGGGTTACCTATTGTAGGGGATTTTCGAGAATGTCAAAATTTTCATGAAATTTGGGAGTTTATTAGAGAAGTTGAGCAAAAACGCTCTGCCCTTCCATTTGAAATTGATGGAATTGTCGTTAAAGTGAACGATTTAATGGCTCAAAAAAAATTAGGAGTCACTAGCAGAAATTATAGATGGGCAGTCGCTTATAAATTTACTCCAGAAAAAGCTGAAACAGTCATCCAAAAAATCACTGTTCAGGTTGGGCGTACGGGTGTATTAACACCCGTAGCTGAGCTTGAGCCTGTATTAGTTGCCGGAAGCACAATTTCACGTGCGACTTTACACAATGAAGATGAAGTCAAACGCAAAGATATTCGTGTGGGAGACCATGTTTTTATAGAAAAGGGAGGAGATGTCATTCCGAAAATACTGGAAGTGAATCAGCAAAAGCGTATCCCTCATACACCTATTTGGAATATGCCTGTTGAATGCCCAGTCTGCGGAACCCCTGTAGTTAAAAGACAAGATGAAGTCGCTGTGCGTTGTCCTAATCAAAAAGGCTGTGCTGCTCAAGAATTACAACGGATAATTTTTTTTACAGGTAAGGAAGGAATGGATATTGCTCACTTTGGTAAAAAAATCGTTACACAGCTTTTTGAAAAAGGTTTTGTAAAATGTCTTTCTGATATCTATAGACTAACAGCTGAAGAGCTTTTTGAGTTGAAAAATTTACAAGAAAAATCTGTTAAAAATCTTTTAAATAGCCTTGAGGATTCGAAAAAAATTCCACTAGGTAAATTTATTAAAGCTCTTGGTATTAAATATGTAGGTGAGCAGACAGCCGATCTTCTAGCGAATCGTATTGGTTCCTTAGAAAATATCTACCTAATGACTAGGGAAGAATTGCTCAATATTGAAGGCATTGGCCCAAAAGTTGCAGAATCTCTGATCACATTTTTTGCAAATCGAGAAAACCAAGAAGAGATCACCCATTTATTGGAAAATGGAGTTGAACCAATGATCACAGAAGCTATTCCATCTCAAAAACATCTATTTAAAGGAAAAATTTTTGTACTGACAGGGACCCTTGAGCATTATACACGTGATCATGTGAGTTCTTTAATCAAAGAGCGTGGAGGCAGAATCACTAATTCGGTTAATAAGTCAATTGATTATGTTCTGGTTGGTGAAAATCCTGGCTTAAAATATGAAAAAGCAAAAAATCTAGGTTTGACAATTCTTTTAGAAAAAGAATTTATAGAATGTCTTTAA
- a CDS encoding bifunctional serine/threonine-protein kinase/formylglycine-generating enzyme family protein, whose protein sequence is MQGKILGDYRIVKQMGQGTLGSLLLAEHRFIKKQYVLKVLPTELCQEPGFIQRFEEEVTKLADLDHPHIVKIHNISFAEGLYFLVSDCVVDSIGETTNLAQYMSGRKERFREEELFILLSQIADALDYAHIKRQISHCALKLNNILIGKGTPGIDVFISDFGIAKILSPGKVICRTFLTVAEALGALPVEQGSWERYSSVPIDGDKLSKLSHSFLQNYAFLSPEQKHFEQVGMQADSYAFGVLAYYLITGIFPEGAYEKPSNFAPDYHFGWDALIDACLKVDPTCRPTQLSPFFSRKGALHIEDPIQFNLRSLSDNKKEIGTPTIEQFKEVLRDESIGKEDDLFVKIAAHPHQEEEKQKIFQGMRLTSNDAPIQPVESASLSPIIHRNLDNLSPPLEQPQSEKKVVVETKDVTEATPLPITPPKNEAYAKKLNSMLNRDPIVSQYQPQVKKSKNIEPLQTEMVVIRGGEFYRGSNEGNRDEVPRHMIVINSFALDIHPVTNEQFVRFLDYIGGEKDQNYNDLIRLKDSRLHRISGQLSIESGYSKHPVVGVTWYGALAYANWVGKRLPTEAEWEIAACGGLENTLYPNGANIEKNQANFFNSDTTRVMSYLPNSYGIYDLVGNVYEWCQDWYGYNYYETSEQEPDNPKGPSQGVYRVLRGGCWKSLKEDMRTTHRHRNNPGTVNSTYGFRCAADVQ, encoded by the coding sequence ATGCAGGGAAAGATCCTAGGTGATTATCGGATTGTCAAACAGATGGGTCAGGGAACTTTAGGTAGTCTATTACTTGCTGAACATCGATTTATAAAAAAACAATATGTTTTGAAAGTCCTACCCACAGAACTATGCCAAGAACCGGGTTTTATTCAAAGATTTGAAGAAGAGGTAACTAAGCTTGCAGATTTGGATCATCCGCATATTGTCAAGATACACAATATTTCTTTTGCTGAGGGATTGTATTTTCTTGTATCTGATTGTGTGGTTGATTCGATTGGAGAGACAACAAATCTTGCACAATATATGTCTGGGCGCAAAGAACGTTTTCGCGAAGAGGAATTATTCATTCTTCTATCTCAGATTGCTGATGCTTTAGATTATGCTCACATAAAAAGACAAATTTCTCATTGTGCTCTTAAGTTAAATAATATTTTAATTGGCAAAGGAACGCCAGGGATTGATGTATTTATATCGGATTTTGGAATTGCAAAAATTCTCAGTCCTGGAAAGGTGATTTGCCGTACTTTTCTTACAGTTGCGGAGGCTTTAGGGGCGTTGCCCGTAGAACAAGGGAGTTGGGAGCGATATTCATCGGTTCCAATTGATGGTGATAAACTTTCAAAATTAAGTCACTCTTTTTTACAAAACTATGCTTTTTTATCTCCTGAGCAAAAACATTTTGAACAGGTGGGAATGCAAGCAGATTCTTATGCTTTTGGTGTACTTGCTTATTATTTAATTACAGGAATTTTCCCTGAAGGAGCATATGAAAAACCTTCAAATTTTGCACCTGATTACCATTTTGGTTGGGATGCTTTAATTGATGCTTGTCTTAAGGTAGATCCAACATGTCGTCCGACACAACTTTCTCCTTTCTTTAGCCGGAAAGGGGCACTGCACATAGAAGATCCAATACAATTTAATTTGCGTTCTCTTTCTGATAATAAGAAAGAAATTGGAACTCCGACAATCGAGCAATTTAAAGAAGTTTTAAGAGATGAGAGTATTGGAAAAGAAGATGACTTATTCGTGAAAATTGCTGCTCATCCCCATCAAGAAGAGGAGAAACAAAAAATCTTCCAAGGCATGCGTTTAACCTCAAATGATGCACCTATACAACCTGTAGAATCTGCCTCCTTAAGTCCAATTATCCATCGGAATCTTGATAACTTATCTCCCCCTTTAGAACAACCCCAATCAGAAAAAAAAGTAGTTGTGGAGACAAAAGATGTGACTGAAGCGACTCCATTACCAATCACTCCTCCAAAGAATGAGGCTTATGCAAAAAAATTAAATTCAATGTTAAATCGTGATCCTATTGTCAGCCAATATCAACCTCAAGTCAAAAAATCTAAAAATATTGAACCTTTACAAACGGAGATGGTTGTAATTCGAGGTGGAGAATTTTATCGTGGTTCGAATGAAGGAAATCGTGATGAGGTACCCCGTCATATGATTGTCATCAATAGTTTTGCTTTAGATATTCATCCTGTAACTAACGAACAATTTGTAAGGTTTTTAGATTATATCGGTGGAGAAAAAGATCAGAATTACAACGACTTAATTCGTTTAAAAGATTCTCGTCTTCATAGAATTAGTGGTCAACTTTCTATTGAATCAGGTTATTCTAAGCATCCTGTTGTTGGTGTGACTTGGTATGGGGCTTTGGCTTATGCTAATTGGGTAGGTAAACGTTTGCCTACTGAAGCTGAGTGGGAAATTGCAGCTTGTGGAGGATTAGAGAATACCCTATATCCAAATGGAGCAAATATAGAGAAAAATCAAGCGAATTTTTTTAATTCAGATACCACTAGAGTGATGAGTTACCTGCCTAATTCTTACGGGATTTATGATTTGGTTGGGAACGTTTATGAATGGTGTCAAGATTGGTATGGCTATAATTACTATGAAACTTCTGAACAAGAACCCGATAACCCTAAAGGCCCTTCGCAAGGAGTCTATCGTGTATTACGTGGTGGATGTTGGAAGAGTTTGAAAGAAGATATGCGTACCACTCACAGACATCGCAATAATCCTGGAACAGTGAATAGTACTTATGGTTTTCGCTGTGCTGCTGATGTTCAATAA
- the yidC gene encoding membrane protein insertase YidC, with protein MDKRTIIFVFLVSVTFFGLNFFFSCQRDEKNRRFLKNQESTATHKRQEKQAEIENRTAKLHQLPMVQIYLNPEINYPTAYGINIHGNTLTLAWDHNLPDLIFVNHQPQVLLTENVVKGGVVIYGEKHVNHLDIYSLPDTGIFDLQIVTFPINDPPHVHFGNLKDGELIIPSGSIDQNGVALYHSPVGWFPIGFYDWKANILIELQHLPNLTDILNPLTIDSNRKNTQEEKIYVLENAYQQIVFSNIGGAIVEINLPFQSEKNPDSVIKEIGFDREILDHHPSHAHFPLAPYYTSDDTTPHLSGKLGGYYPLLRRNLSDKRNLSMSPQYYALNLVSDYPEIAELVYEVIEFTPTKIVFEANQPQRKITKTYTLNPDNSGPPYIFYLSLRIDGDSRRLWLTSGVPEVEIMSNSSSPQIQYYLNSQGKKEVKKLSLPKVKEVINVGSIHPDWIVNSNGYLGIIMDPLNEMSSGYRATAIPGSLVPTRLSLIDPNYKPYPASKYPGYQTLLPIPTTGGTLNFRIYAGAFEEAVLKKIDTYYSDSLGDDPNYIASRTFYGWFSFISEPFAKLLFIVMKFFHHLTCSWGFSIILLTIFLRILLYPLNAWSIKSMRRMQLLSPQIQNLQKKYKKEPKKAQIEIMSLYREKHVNPFTGCIPILIQIPFLIAMFDLLKSSFQLRGAVFIPGWINDLTAPDVLFQWKTPIFFIGNQFHLLPLLLGLVMFLQQKLTSTTPKDPAQMTDQQKQQKTMGTIMTIVFMVMFYHFPSGLNLYWLSSMLLGIGQTLMTNRLLDKKNQHVQQPILQKKKNSLK; from the coding sequence ATGGATAAAAGAACGATTATTTTTGTATTTCTTGTTAGTGTGACTTTCTTCGGTCTCAATTTTTTCTTCAGTTGTCAACGTGATGAAAAAAATCGTCGTTTTCTCAAAAATCAAGAATCAACTGCAACTCATAAAAGGCAAGAAAAACAAGCTGAGATTGAAAACCGAACAGCTAAACTGCATCAACTCCCGATGGTTCAAATCTATCTTAATCCAGAAATCAATTATCCTACTGCTTATGGAATTAATATTCATGGCAATACTTTAACCCTTGCTTGGGATCACAATCTTCCTGACCTGATTTTTGTTAATCATCAACCTCAGGTTTTATTAACAGAAAATGTCGTGAAAGGAGGGGTGGTTATTTATGGAGAAAAACATGTTAACCATCTTGATATTTACTCTCTTCCTGACACAGGGATATTCGATCTTCAGATTGTTACATTTCCTATCAACGATCCGCCTCATGTACATTTTGGTAATTTAAAAGATGGAGAGCTCATCATTCCATCTGGTTCAATTGATCAAAATGGGGTGGCTCTATACCACTCACCAGTGGGTTGGTTTCCAATTGGTTTTTATGATTGGAAAGCCAACATTCTCATTGAATTACAACATCTACCTAATTTAACAGACATACTCAATCCACTTACCATTGATTCTAACCGTAAAAATACTCAAGAAGAGAAAATTTATGTATTAGAAAATGCCTATCAACAAATCGTATTTTCAAATATTGGGGGAGCAATTGTTGAAATTAATCTGCCTTTTCAAAGTGAAAAGAATCCGGATAGTGTAATCAAAGAAATTGGTTTTGATCGTGAGATTCTTGATCACCATCCAAGTCACGCCCATTTTCCTTTAGCTCCTTACTATACATCCGACGACACAACACCCCATTTATCTGGAAAACTTGGGGGATATTATCCCCTATTAAGACGAAACTTATCAGATAAAAGAAACCTGTCTATGTCTCCTCAATATTATGCTTTGAATCTTGTGTCAGACTATCCTGAAATTGCAGAGTTAGTCTATGAAGTGATTGAGTTCACTCCCACAAAAATCGTATTTGAAGCTAATCAACCTCAAAGAAAAATTACAAAAACTTATACTTTAAACCCAGACAATAGTGGTCCTCCTTATATTTTTTATTTATCTCTTCGCATTGATGGAGATAGCCGTCGTCTTTGGTTAACTTCAGGGGTTCCTGAGGTCGAAATTATGTCTAATTCTTCTTCTCCCCAAATTCAGTATTATCTAAATTCTCAAGGGAAAAAAGAGGTAAAAAAACTCTCTCTTCCTAAAGTAAAAGAGGTGATTAATGTTGGATCGATTCATCCTGACTGGATCGTAAATTCAAATGGATATTTAGGGATCATTATGGATCCTTTAAATGAGATGAGCTCAGGCTATCGAGCGACTGCTATTCCAGGATCTCTGGTGCCAACACGTCTTTCATTAATTGATCCAAACTACAAACCTTACCCAGCTTCAAAATACCCTGGATACCAAACACTCCTTCCGATTCCTACCACAGGAGGAACGTTAAATTTTCGTATCTATGCCGGAGCATTTGAAGAAGCTGTTCTAAAAAAAATCGATACTTACTACTCAGATTCCCTAGGTGATGATCCGAATTATATTGCTAGTCGGACATTTTACGGGTGGTTTTCCTTTATTTCTGAGCCGTTTGCAAAGCTTCTCTTTATTGTGATGAAGTTTTTCCATCATTTGACCTGTTCATGGGGATTTTCTATTATTCTTCTCACAATTTTTTTACGTATCCTTCTCTATCCACTTAATGCTTGGTCCATCAAATCGATGAGGCGTATGCAGCTGCTTTCTCCTCAAATCCAAAACCTTCAGAAAAAGTATAAAAAAGAGCCAAAGAAAGCACAAATTGAGATTATGTCTCTATACAGAGAAAAACACGTCAATCCATTTACTGGATGTATTCCAATCTTAATTCAAATTCCTTTTCTGATTGCCATGTTTGATCTGTTAAAATCTTCTTTCCAGCTTAGAGGAGCTGTTTTTATTCCTGGTTGGATTAATGACTTAACTGCCCCTGATGTTCTCTTTCAATGGAAAACTCCCATTTTTTTTATTGGTAACCAATTTCACTTGCTCCCTCTCTTACTTGGTTTAGTCATGTTTTTACAGCAAAAGTTGACTTCTACAACTCCTAAAGACCCAGCACAAATGACAGATCAACAGAAGCAACAAAAGACAATGGGGACCATTATGACTATTGTATTTATGGTGATGTTCTATCATTTTCCTTCAGGTTTGAATCTATACTGGCTCTCTTCAATGCTTCTTGGAATCGGTCAAACATTAATGACCAATCGTTTACTAGATAAAAAAAATCAACATGTTCAACAACCGATTCTACAAAAAAAGAAAAACTCTCTAAAATAA
- a CDS encoding DnaA/Hda family protein: MRAWEEFLVEQEQKIGKEIVEKWLRPLKVVRFDACNLYLEAKDSFKSIWFEEHMRHRVETGFYNNNHKQIKVHLSIASQTIDKKRKKTNFISNENSTFHIDFNDFDCEARFDNYIPSQENLLAYKLLCEASGINSDNLKPTQEKKSSLTFNPIYLFGRSGTGKTHLMMAAANQLKEAGQKVLYVRADTFTEHVVGAIRSGEMQAFRKAYRNADALFIDDVEIFSRKGATQEELFHTFNTLHIQNKQLIFSAVCAPQDLKFIEPRLISRFEWGIVIPLQMAEKEEMRTILNQHIKKTGFALEDSVISFLLDRFGSNTKGLIRAFNALVLRTHLNKEIGNPLSLPLSLKSVEQSLGDLIQEEEKIALTPGKIIRTVAQYYGIRMEDILSKSQARDCALPRQIAMHLCRQELNLPFMKIGDLFTRDHSTVMASVKQIQKRLDTKNHEIGGSVKGILKLLEASS; this comes from the coding sequence ATGCGTGCTTGGGAAGAATTTCTTGTAGAACAAGAACAGAAAATTGGTAAAGAGATTGTCGAAAAATGGTTGAGACCATTGAAAGTAGTGCGTTTTGACGCATGTAATCTCTATCTAGAAGCTAAAGATTCGTTCAAATCGATTTGGTTTGAAGAACACATGCGTCACCGTGTTGAAACAGGATTCTATAACAACAATCATAAACAAATTAAAGTACATCTTTCAATTGCTTCTCAGACTATTGATAAAAAAAGAAAAAAAACAAATTTTATTTCAAATGAAAATTCAACATTTCATATTGATTTCAATGATTTTGATTGTGAAGCTCGCTTTGATAACTATATCCCTTCACAAGAGAATCTTCTAGCTTATAAGCTCCTTTGTGAAGCTTCTGGAATCAATTCAGATAATTTGAAACCAACCCAAGAAAAAAAATCCTCTTTAACTTTTAATCCAATCTACCTATTTGGACGCTCAGGAACTGGAAAAACTCACCTTATGATGGCAGCGGCAAATCAATTAAAAGAAGCAGGTCAAAAAGTTCTTTATGTAAGAGCTGATACATTTACTGAGCATGTGGTTGGTGCAATCCGATCGGGTGAGATGCAAGCATTTCGCAAAGCCTATCGGAATGCTGATGCTTTATTTATTGATGATGTGGAAATTTTTTCACGTAAAGGAGCAACTCAAGAAGAACTTTTTCATACTTTCAATACTCTTCATATTCAGAATAAGCAGCTAATTTTTAGTGCTGTGTGTGCACCACAAGATCTTAAATTTATCGAACCTCGATTAATCAGCCGTTTCGAATGGGGAATTGTTATTCCTCTCCAAATGGCTGAAAAAGAAGAAATGAGAACCATTTTAAATCAACACATTAAAAAAACAGGTTTTGCTCTTGAAGACTCTGTTATCTCCTTTCTTTTAGACAGATTTGGAAGTAATACAAAAGGATTAATTCGGGCTTTTAACGCACTTGTTTTGCGTACTCATCTTAATAAAGAGATTGGCAATCCTCTCTCTCTTCCACTTTCTCTAAAATCTGTTGAGCAATCTCTTGGAGATTTAATTCAAGAAGAAGAAAAAATTGCTCTGACTCCAGGTAAAATCATACGTACTGTAGCTCAATATTATGGCATTCGAATGGAAGATATTTTGAGTAAATCTCAGGCACGAGATTGCGCTCTCCCCCGCCAAATTGCTATGCATTTATGCCGCCAAGAACTCAATCTTCCTTTTATGAAGATCGGAGATCTCTTCACCCGTGATCATTCAACTGTCATGGCATCTGTCAAACAAATTCAAAAAAGACTGGATACAAAAAATCATGAAATTGGAGGATCTGTGAAAGGAATTCTTAAACTACTTGAAGCGTCTAGTTAG